CGGCCGTCGCCGTGACACCGGCATTTCCGGTGGCGACGGCCGTCACCGAGCCGGTGGCCGAGACGGTGGCCACGACGGTATTCGTGCTCGCCCAGGTGATCGTGCGCCCGGTGAGCACATTTCCGCTCGCGTCCTTCAGCATCGCCGTGGCCTGCGTGGTTTGCCCCACGATCAGATTACTCGTGCCTAACGACACGCTCACCGTCGCCACGGCGGCCAGGGTCACACTCAGGCTGGCCTGGCCGGTGATGCCGCCACTTGTCGCAACGATGTTCGCGCTGCCGGCACCGACCGCCGTCACGAGACCCGAGCTGTTGACCGTCGCAACGGCGGTGTTCGAGCTACTCCAGGTGATCGTGCGCCCAGTCAGCACATTGCCACTGGCGTCCTTGAGTACTGCATTAGCCTGCGTCGTCCCGCCTACGATGACGCTGGTTGCGCCTAACGCTACGCCTATTGAAGCTACCGGCACGACCATCACTACGACCTGAACTGACCCGCTAACACCGCCGCTGGTAGCGGTTATGGTCGTAGTCCCCGCGGCGAGCGCCGTAATGAGTCCGGTGGCGCTTACGCTCGCCGCAACCAGATTGGAGCTCGACCACGTCACAGTGCGTCCCGTGAGTACGTTGCCACTGGCATCCTTGAGTATCGCCGATGCTTGAGCTGTTTGACCCGATGTCAAAGTATCTGGACTCACCGCAACGCTGACAGATGCAACCGGCGTGGGCGTCACCGTCAGAGAAGCGGAACCCGTGACTCCCTCACTCGTTGCGGTGATGTTCGTACTCCCAGCAGCGACGCTGCTGACAAGCCCGTTGACATCGACCGTCGCGACGGTCGAGTTCGAGCTCGACCACGAAATCGCGCGGCCCGTAAGAACGTTGCCCGCCGCGTCACGAAGCGTCGCTACCGCCTGGGTGCTCTGTCCGACGCCGAGCGATGGAGCATTCAGTGTGACCGTCACTGATGTTACTGGCGCGGGCGCCGACGCATTGACGGTGAGAGTGGCCGCGCCGCTGACGCCCTGCGATGTAGCCGTGATCGTCGCGTTGCCCGCTCCGATCGCGTGGATAAGGCCGGTCGCGTCGGCGGTAGCGACATCCGAGTTGGAACTCGACCATGCGACGGTGGGTCCGGTGAGAACCGAGCCGCTCGCGTCGCGCAATGTGGCCGTCGCTTGCGTGCTCTGCCCGACGGTGAGTGATGCAGCGTTCAGCGTCACGCTTACTGAGCTAACGGTACTCGTGGGCGGTGGAAGTGACGCGCCGAGCTGTTGTCCCACTGAGATGTCGTCGACATAGAGAACGCGCTGTTGAGACGAGGCGGTCGCACCGTCGAGCATCAACGAGTTCAACTTCAGTGAATTGTCATTGCGGAAGGTGAGGCCGGTCCACTGTCCCACCAGTTGACCATCGAGCCACATCGCTTGTTGGCCGTTACTCTGGCCAACGGTATTGAGCTTCACCCAGAAATCGAGGCGGTGCCACGCGCCGACACTGATTAGTCGGCTGGCGGCGTAGGTCACACTCCCCATGCCCTGACCGACGCCCGTGCACGTCACGCCGTCGGACGACGTAGGCATCCCTGGATACCACGTCATGAATGTCATGTCCAGCGAATTGGTCGACGTACCTGCTTTGATCGTGGTGGCGAAGAAATCTGATCCCGTTGGGCAGTCGGTAGATCGCCCGAAGGCCGACCATTGATCGTCTGTGCGCGATCCGCGGAGCGTCAAGAGCGTCGTGGGGCCGGTCCAACTCGGATCGAGGCGAACCCAATAGCTCGCGAAGATCGAGTCATAACCTGGCATAAAGAAACGGGTCAACCAGCCGCCGCTCTGTCCAGCGGGATAGGTCACTTGCAATACATGCGTGCCGGAGTGCGCCAACGAGGCGTTATTCAGAACCTGCTGCTTCCGAGTGTTCACGCCGTCCTGCCACGCAGCCAATGTCCCCGATTCGAAGCCCTCGCCAAAAACAGAATTGTCGGTTGGCGCGCTGATCGTGAGTTGGGCGCTTCCGCTCACACCTTCGCTCGTCGCGCTGATCGCGGCCGTTCCCGCTGCCACCGCGGTGACGAGTCCGAGCGTGTCGACAGTCGCCACGCTCGTGTTCGAACTCGACCAGGCGACGCTGCGTCCAGTAAGAACGTTGCCGCTCGCATCGCTGAGCTTGGCCACGGCCTGCGTGCTCTGTCCGATGCTGAGCGTCGATGAATTGAGGGTCACTGCCACAGAGGCCACCGGCGCCGGAGGCGGTGGCGCGGTCGCCGGCATAGCGGGCAACACCTGCACATCGTCGACGTATAGTTGCTCGGTGATCGGCGCGATTGCTTCTCCATCGAGCATGAGCGAATTGAGCTTGAGGACACCGTCGCTTCGAAGAATCAGCCCCGTCCATTCGCCGACCAACTGTCCGTCGAGCCACGTTCGTTGCACGCCATCGCTCTTCCCGACCGTGTTCAACTTTACCCAGAATTCGATTCTGTGCCAAGCGCCACGCGTTAGGCGACGGCTCGCTGAATAGGTGGTTGCGGTTCCCTGACTTTGACCGAAGCAGCTCACGCCGTCTGTCGAAGGTGGCATCCCTGGATAGTAGGTGGAGAAGCTGAGGTCGAGGTTACTCGCGGCGGAGCCTAACGCGACGCTCGTCGCAAAGAAGTCCGAGCCGGTCGGGCACACACCAGCGTTGCCAAAGGCTGACCACTGGTTGTCCGTGCGAGAACCGCGCAGGGTCAACAGCTTGGTCGTGCCCGACCAATTCGGATCGAGGCGCAGCCAATAGCTGACGTAGGCCGAATCGAAACCCGGCATGAAGAACCGCGTCAGCCATCCGCCGCTCTGGCCAGCAGTATACGTCATGTCGAGTAGATGCGTGCCGGAGTGCGCGAGTGTTGTGTCGTTGAGCACGTGATGTATCGCCGGATTGACGCCGTCCTGCCACGACGAGAGGGCGCCAGACTCGAAGCCATCGCTGAAAATCCCGTTGTCCGTTGCTGCTGCTGGGACGGCTCTTCGTTCACGCGGAGAATCGTCCGTTCGAGGGGAGGTGGCCACGTGTTCGGTGCACGCTAAAACGAGCGCGCCTACGGCCAACAAGGCTGCACGAGTGAATCGCATCGGTCCTCCATCAACTCCGCGTCTTCCCGGCAGCGCATCATCGAGGGGCCGGGGCCGTCAAGTCCCGGGACCGATCGATACACGCGTAGCATCGCGCTATCTAACGAATAGACGCGAGCCATACCGCCGAATCCGTGGCGCCGATAGTTTAGTTGATTCTAAACAGCATTAGCGAGGCGGCGCTCAACGCGACATCGGTGCACACGGTGCTGCGTCAACGTGCCAACCTGAGGCCGGGCCACGTACAAGTCGTGTACCAGTTGTCGCATAATCATGCGATTCGCAATGCACGCGTGCTTTTGTCCGAACATTACGTGCGGCACATCACGTCGGTTGTGTGCCACGAATCGAGATTGTGATTTGCTTGTGCAGCGAAGCGATCGCTGCCGTGAGATCTCGTTGCAGTCTCGTCTGTCGAATCGCCCGAGCGAAGCTTGCAGAGTAGCGCCTCGAAGTCGCTGGCGCGCCTAACGCGAGCGTCCGGTAGCGCCTAACGCCTCACGATGCTCACGGCGCGGGTGGGGCGGTCATCACGACCAGGTCGTCGTACCAGAGCGACTGCGCGACCGGCGAGCCGTCGCCGATGTAGGGAGCGATGATGAACTGGTCCGGATTCCCGTTGCAGCCGCTCACGGCACGATTCTCCGTGATGCCGGTCAGATCCTGATTGATGCGCGTCACGTCGATATTCTGCGCATCCTGCGACTGAATGGAGCGGGTGCCCGCCGTCACTCATCCAGTTGTCCTCGATGTACGTCGTCAGGTAGTTGAACGACGGGCCGGCGAACTGGTCGTCGAGGGTGCTCAGGAGATAGAACTCGTGGGGATGGCAGTTATGGGCCGAGCCGACCCAGTTCGTGCTGTGCTTGATCCAGTACCGCACGTACACGGCATCGCTGGGCGTGAACAGGTGTCGGGCGTTGACGTTCGGATTCGGCTTCACGCGGCCTGCGCAAAGTTGACCTGTAGCGAATGTACGCTGCCGGTTATTTGGTCGGTCGACGAAGGCTCGTCAGCCCGGAGCGGCGTCCAACTCGTATAGAGTTTGAGCGCATTGTTCTAATGACCCGGAAGGACGGCTCGGTGGGCCATATCGGGGAAGAGCGATGACTGTTGGATGTGCGCCCGATAGTGACAATTCGACCATTGCCAACGATATGCGCAAACTCACTAGAGCTACCTGCGCAACCGCTAGCGCCGGAGGGCTCGACCGCGCTCCGGCCGCTCCTGTTGCATCTACGCAACAGGTGCGGGGTCATGCGAGAGCCGCGTGACGACCGGGCTGCCGCGTCGTGGCTCCAAGTGATTGTCGGTCAGGGAGTTCCGTGTCGGAGGCGAACACACTCCATTCGCTGCGCTTCTTGCTCAACGACCCGTCGTCGTTTGCCAGATGAACTAATGCCTCAGCACCATTCATTGTGCGTGACTTGTTAGCGCGACCAATCGAGGGCCGCCACGTCGGCGGAGCCGACGGGTCGATCAGCGGCGCGCCGATATTGCGCGGCGCGCCGGTATCGCCCGGTGCTTCCGCAAATCGCCGACCGAAGCGAGATCCGTTGATGGGCCTCGTTGCGCTCATGGTCCTGACGTACGTCTGGCGAATTCAGGATATCCTGGTGCCGCTGGCGCTGATCAAGTTTCCAACTCTCATCGGGCTGGCGGCGCTCGCGGCATATGCCTTCGACAAGAGACGCGTCAGGCGCCTTCGTCTCGTTCGATCCCCAGTTCTCACGATACTGATTGGATTTGCGTTCGTCATCGTCGCCGGAGTGCCGACGAGTCTACTGGCGAGCAGCACCCTTCAGTTCCTGCTGAAAGACTTTCTGCCGAATGTTTTCATGGCTGTCCTCGTCGCCGTCTGTATCCGCACTAGGCGCGACCTCGACTGGCTACTCGGCGCGCACATGATTGGAGCAATGCTGTACGGCCTATACGCGCTCCTGTTCTTCGGCGTCGATGCCACCGGCAGGTTGGATCACATGCTTTACTACGACGCGAACGATCTGGCGCTGGCGACGGTCAGCACGCTGCCCGTGGCGATCTACTTTCTCCGAGATCGCTCGCCACGCTGGCAGCGGCGGATGGCGTTCTGCGTTGCGCCCGTATTATTGCTCAATTTCATCCGCTCGGGATCCCGCGGCGGGTTCCTCTCTCTGATCACAATCGCCGTTTGCCTGATGTTCGGCTATCGGCCCATCAGGACACGGCGGCGAATTGCCGCGTTTTCGTTGTGTATCGGCGCGATCGCGGCGATCGGCGGAAGCGCGTTCTGGGATAAGATGAAGACGATCCTTGCCCCGGACGATGATTACAACATGCAGTCGGAAACGGGCCGCTGGCAAATCTGGCAGAACGGCCTCAGCATCGTTAAGCAGCGGCCATTTCTCGGCGTCGGCGCGCAGCAGTTCCCGGAGGCTGAGGCCACACTGTCGGACCTTGGGCGCGAGCGCGCGGAATCGGGCGGGCGACAGCTTCCTTGGCAGGCGGCGCATAACTCCTACATCTCCGTGGCCGCGGAGACTGGCGTCTTCGGCTTTGCGCTCTTCGTTTCGCTTCTGCTCACGACCATCGGAACTGCGTTGTTGATGATCCGCGAAGCTCGTGTCAACGGGTCGGGTGAGTTGGCGGCGCTCTCCCGCGCACTCGCCATCGCATTCGCGGGGTATGCTGTCGGCGCGTTTTTCCTCACCGCAGAGTACAAATCGATACTGTATCTCAACATCGGGTGCGTTCTTGCCGTTCGAAAGCTGCTGAAGCTTTCGCAGGCGAACGCGTCTGCGGCACGGAGCGTAGATCCGTGGGCACTGCCAGGGCGCACGAGATGGCGGCAAGCATGACGGCGAGCGCCCCCAACCAGACGGCTTACGATCGAGCGACGTTCGCGCCGTCGCGGCGGCACTCCGTTCTCGTCACGGACGGCGAGCAGCGATCGGCGTTGGCCGCGGTGCGCGCGCTCGGTCGCGCGGGACACCGAATCACGGTCTGCTCGACTCGGGCGCGGTGTCTCGCCGGCGCTTCACGGTACGCCGACGAGGTCGCGCGAGTGCCCGATTCCTTGCGCGATCCGCAATCGTTTATTGAACACTTATCCCTTCTCGTGCGGCGTTCCAACATCGACGTAGTGATCCCGATGACGGACGCGTCGATGCTCGCCGCCCTTGAGGGCGCGGACCAGCTCGCGCCGGCCATCATTCCGGTCGCGGAGATCGAGCCCTATCGCGCGGTGTCCGACAAGGAAGGCGTTCTGAAGGTCGCACCGCGCTTTGGGATTGCCGTTCCGGCGCAACGGACGCTGACGCTCGACCATGCGCGGGCGATCGACGAGTTCGAAATATCCTATCCCATCGTCGTGAAGCCCGCTCGGTCGGTGGGGGAACACGGCGGCCGGCGATCGCACTTCTGCGTGAGCTACGCGCGCAACGCCACGGAGTTGACCAGCGTGGTGCGAAGTGCTGATCCCGCCGCTTTTCCGCTCCTACTGCAGCAACGCGTAGTGGGACCGGGCGTGGGCGTGTTTCTCCTCCTATGGGACGGTGAAACGATTGCGGCGTTCTCGCACCGGCGGCTTCGTGAGAAGCCACCTTCCGGTGGCGTGAGCGTGTATCGCGAGAGCATCGCTGCCGATCCGGATCTGGTCGCGCGCTCTCGAGCGCTCCTCGAGCATTTCGGCTGGCGAGGCGTTGCCATGATCGAATACAAGATCGACGAGCGCACGGGAATACCCTACTTGATGGAAATCAACGGTCGTTTCTGGGGATCACTTCAACTCGCTGTAGATGCTGGCGTCGATTTCCCGAACCTGCTGCTGTCGGTGGCGGTGGACGGCGAACGTCCGTCGACGCCGGAATATCGCGTTGGAGTGCGAAGCCGATGGTGGTGGGGCGATGTGGATCAACTCATCACGCGATTGCGCCGCTCGGCGCGCGCGCTCACCCTGCCTGAGAATTCCCCTACCAGGTGGCAAGCGGTTCGTGAGTTCCTGCGCGTAGGGGACAGCGCCGATCGAAACGAGATTCTCCAGCTCGACGATCCGTGGCCTTTCGTTCGCGAGACGATCGACTGGTTCCAGAAGAAGTAATTCTCAACTCATGAGCTCATCACGGCAACCGGCAATCGAGTCCGGCCTTAGCTCGAGGATTTCACTTCGCACCGCGATCCTGCCGCTGCTCGAGCGTTGCTTCAAGCGGGGGGGCATTCTCGGCTATCACGCGATCGTCGAGCAGGACGTTCCCTCGCCGGAGATGCACGTCAGCCTGGGGACGCTGCGGGGTCAGCTGGAGTATGTGCGTGATTGCTACGATGTGGTTCCGCTTCGGGAGCTCGTGCGTCGATGCATCGACGGGCGCTCGATGGATCGTTGTGTTGCGATCACGTTCGATGACGCGTACGTGGGTGTCGAGCGACTGGCTGCACCCCTGCTCGCTCGTCTCGATCTGCCGGCGACGGTGTTCGTGGCGGTGGGTGCGGCGGAAAATGGCGCCGCATTTTGGTGGGATCGACTGGAGCATGCGCGACGCACGAGCCCTGACATTCTCTGGCCGCGCATACTCAGTGACCTCGGGAT
This genomic window from Gemmatimonadaceae bacterium contains:
- a CDS encoding Ig-like domain-containing protein, producing MATSPRTDDSPRERRAVPAAATDNGIFSDGFESGALSSWQDGVNPAIHHVLNDTTLAHSGTHLLDMTYTAGQSGGWLTRFFMPGFDSAYVSYWLRLDPNWSGTTKLLTLRGSRTDNQWSAFGNAGVCPTGSDFFATSVALGSAASNLDLSFSTYYPGMPPSTDGVSCFGQSQGTATTYSASRRLTRGAWHRIEFWVKLNTVGKSDGVQRTWLDGQLVGEWTGLILRSDGVLKLNSLMLDGEAIAPITEQLYVDDVQVLPAMPATAPPPPAPVASVAVTLNSSTLSIGQSTQAVAKLSDASGNVLTGRSVAWSSSNTSVATVDTLGLVTAVAAGTAAISATSEGVSGSAQLTISAPTDNSVFGEGFESGTLAAWQDGVNTRKQQVLNNASLAHSGTHVLQVTYPAGQSGGWLTRFFMPGYDSIFASYWVRLDPSWTGPTTLLTLRGSRTDDQWSAFGRSTDCPTGSDFFATTIKAGTSTNSLDMTFMTWYPGMPTSSDGVTCTGVGQGMGSVTYAASRLISVGAWHRLDFWVKLNTVGQSNGQQAMWLDGQLVGQWTGLTFRNDNSLKLNSLMLDGATASSQQRVLYVDDISVGQQLGASLPPPTSTVSSVSVTLNAASLTVGQSTQATATLRDASGSVLTGPTVAWSSSNSDVATADATGLIHAIGAGNATITATSQGVSGAATLTVNASAPAPVTSVTVTLNAPSLGVGQSTQAVATLRDAAGNVLTGRAISWSSSNSTVATVDVNGLVSSVAAGSTNITATSEGVTGSASLTVTPTPVASVSVAVSPDTLTSGQTAQASAILKDASGNVLTGRTVTWSSSNLVAASVSATGLITALAAGTTTITATSGGVSGSVQVVVMVVPVASIGVALGATSVIVGGTTQANAVLKDASGNVLTGRTITWSSSNTAVATVNSSGLVTAVGAGSANIVATSGGITGQASLSVTLAAVATVSVSLGTSNLIVGQTTQATAMLKDASGNVLTGRTITWASTNTVVATVSATGSVTAVATGNAGVTATA
- a CDS encoding O-antigen ligase family protein, translating into MRDLLARPIEGRHVGGADGSISGAPILRGAPVSPGASANRRPKRDPLMGLVALMVLTYVWRIQDILVPLALIKFPTLIGLAALAAYAFDKRRVRRLRLVRSPVLTILIGFAFVIVAGVPTSLLASSTLQFLLKDFLPNVFMAVLVAVCIRTRRDLDWLLGAHMIGAMLYGLYALLFFGVDATGRLDHMLYYDANDLALATVSTLPVAIYFLRDRSPRWQRRMAFCVAPVLLLNFIRSGSRGGFLSLITIAVCLMFGYRPIRTRRRIAAFSLCIGAIAAIGGSAFWDKMKTILAPDDDYNMQSETGRWQIWQNGLSIVKQRPFLGVGAQQFPEAEATLSDLGRERAESGGRQLPWQAAHNSYISVAAETGVFGFALFVSLLLTTIGTALLMIREARVNGSGELAALSRALAIAFAGYAVGAFFLTAEYKSILYLNIGCVLAVRKLLKLSQANASAARSVDPWALPGRTRWRQA
- a CDS encoding ATP-grasp domain-containing protein: MTASAPNQTAYDRATFAPSRRHSVLVTDGEQRSALAAVRALGRAGHRITVCSTRARCLAGASRYADEVARVPDSLRDPQSFIEHLSLLVRRSNIDVVIPMTDASMLAALEGADQLAPAIIPVAEIEPYRAVSDKEGVLKVAPRFGIAVPAQRTLTLDHARAIDEFEISYPIVVKPARSVGEHGGRRSHFCVSYARNATELTSVVRSADPAAFPLLLQQRVVGPGVGVFLLLWDGETIAAFSHRRLREKPPSGGVSVYRESIAADPDLVARSRALLEHFGWRGVAMIEYKIDERTGIPYLMEINGRFWGSLQLAVDAGVDFPNLLLSVAVDGERPSTPEYRVGVRSRWWWGDVDQLITRLRRSARALTLPENSPTRWQAVREFLRVGDSADRNEILQLDDPWPFVRETIDWFQKK